CAGGATGCCGAACATGTTGATCGGCAGCGTGGACATGAAGTTGGCGGGGAACCAACCCATTTCGATGGCGAAGAAGCCGCAGAACAGGCCCAGCGCCGAAAGTGAAAAAGCGACCGGGAAGCCGATCAGCATGATCAGGATAAGCCCCGCGAACATGATCGGGGCGAAATTTTCCATGTGCATTGTTGTCTCGTCCTGAAGGGAGTCGGAGTGCTTACTGCACTGGCTTCTCGTAGTGGGTGTTCATTTGGTAGTCGCCCTTGAGGTAGGCGACTCGCTTGATGATTTCGGCAACGCCTTGCAGAAACATCATGCCGAAGCCCACAGGCAGCAGCAGACCGGCGGGCCAGCGGATGAGACCGCCGATGTTGCCCGACATTTCCTTGGTGACGAACATGTTCCAGAAGAACGGCCAGGTCAGGTAGGTGAGCAGCGCCATGACCGGCAGCAGAAAGAAGACCAGACCGAAGATGTCGACATAGACCTGCTTGTTGCCGCGCAGCTTGCCGTAGATGATGTCCACGCGCACATGCTCGTTGAGCTTGAGCACCAGCGGCGCGCCCAGCATCACGGTGGCACCGAACAGGTACCACTGGATTTCAAGCCAGGCATTGGAGCTGAGGTCGAGGCCGTAGCGCGAGATGGCATTGCCGGCCGAAATGATCGCCGCCGCCAGCACGGCAACGCCCGCGATCTTGCTGAGCTTGGTGGACAACCAGTCCACGCCCAGCGCTAGTTTGAGGAGTCCTGACAAGGGTGTGTCTCCTGTGAATTTGAATTGTTGGAAAAAGCCTGATCTGGTGAATTGACTTTGGGCGCTGGTGCCGGGTATTGGCCTTTGCGCTGTGTTTCAAATCCTTGTCATGACTGCGACCAGCATGCTTTTTGTAAGAGCAGAACCCGTCGAGAAATTGGACAAAAAAGGCAAAAAGGGGTGCGAGGAATCATACATCCCACTAGGCGAAATCAAGAAAGCGCAATGATTGGGGTTTCACCTAGTGCAATGCGCTGATCGCACCATTTGTGTGCGATTTCAACGCTGCCGGGCATGTTTTGTCGTTCGGACGACTGTTTTGCCTGGTCGGTTTTTTGCCGTGCTCAGTCGGGCTTAATCAAGGATCGCCAGGCCTTTGACATGAGCGAACACGTCCTGGCCCGTGGCCAGCATCAGCATGCGTGCCGAGCGCTGCGTGACCCGTGCAAGCAGCGTGGTGCCTGCGGCGTCCAGACTCACCAGAATCTGGCCGGGGCCTTCTTCGCTCAAGCCGACGACGCGCGCGGGGATGCTGTTGAGAATGCTGCTGTCATTGAGCGGCGCGAGCGACAGGCTCACATCGCGCGCGGGAATGCGCAGGCGTTTGATCTCGCCCGCTTGGCGCGGCTGATCAGTGGGCAACTGCAGACGACCGCCGCTGAACTGCAGCGTGAGCAGATGGTCCAGCGCGTCAAACTCGACGACGGTGGCGCTCACCAGCGCACTGGCCGTGTCGGCGTGCGCCAGCGGCAGATCGAGGCGCGACATCAGCTCGTCGGTCGGGCCGCTTGCCAGCACCTGTCCGGCGTCGAGCAGCACCAGATGCGATGCAAGCCGCGCCACTTCGTCGGGGGAGTGGCTGACGTAGACCACCGGGATGTCGAGGCTCTGGTGCAGCAGGTCGAGGTAGGGCAGCACCTCACTCTTGCGCTGGGCGTCGAGTGCCGCGAGTGGCTCGTCCATCAGCAGCACATGCGGGCTGGCGGCGAGTGCGCGGGCGATGGCCACGCGCTGGCGTTCGCCGCCCGAGAGCGTGTCGGGGCGGCGCTCCATCAGTGGCGCGATGCCGAGCAGTTCAACCGCTTGTTCAAGCGCCACGCGACGCTGCGATTCGGGCGTGCGGCGCAGGCCGTATTCGATGTTCTGGCGGATGGTCAGATGCGGAAACAGGCTGGCTTCCTGGAACACGTAGCCCAGTCGTCGTTGGTGCGTGGGCAGCCAGACGTGGCGCGCGTCGTCTTGCCATACCTGCTCGTTGACGAGCATGTGACCCTGTGCGCGCTCAAGGCCCGCCATGGCGCGCAGGCAGGTAGTCTTGCCGCAACCCGAGGGGCCGAACAGCGCGCTCACGCCGTGGCCGGGCAGGTCCAGATCGACGTCGAGCGTGAAGTTCGCCCGGGCCAGTCGAAAGCGTGCGCGCAGGCGCTGATCGGTGGTGCTGATGTTGCTGCTTTGGTTCATGAGCGGGCCTGCGGACGCTGCAGCAGATGAATCGACAACAGCACGATGAACGAGAACACCACCATGCCTGCCGCAAGCCAATGGGCCTGTGCGTATTCCAGCGCTTCCACATGGTCGTAGATCTGCACCGAGATCACGCGCGTCTGGCCGGGGATGTTGCCGCCGAGCATGAGCACCACGCCAAACTCGCCCACGGTGTGCGCGAAGGTCATCACCGCAGCGGTGAGAAAGCCATTGCGCGCCATGGGAAAGGCGACGCTGAAAAAGCGGTCGAGCGGCGCAGCGCCGAGCGTTGCGGCGACTTCCATCGGCCTTTTGCCGAGCGCTTCAAACGCGCGTTGCAGTGGCTGCACGGCAAACGGCAGCGAATACACCAGCGAGCCGATCAGCAGCCCCTTGAACGTGAACGGCAGCAGCTTCAACCCCATCGATTGCATGAGCTGCCCGACCCAGCCCTGCGGCCCCATCAGGATGAGCAGGTAAAAGCCGATCACCGTGGGCGGCAGCACCAGCGGCAGCGCGACCACCGCCGAGATCGGCGCACGCCAGCGCGACTGCGTGTGCGCGAGCCACCACGCAAGCGGCGTGCACAGAATGAGCAGCAAAAGGGTGGTGAGCCCGGCCAGCCGCAGCGTGAGCAGAACGGCTTGCCAGTTTTCGGCGGTGAAATGCATGCGGTGGCGGAAGCGGGCGTGAAACGAGGTGCGCTGTCAGAGATGCAGCGCAGTATCCATCATCCCATTGCAGCGTTTGTCGAAAAGCGGGCTCAGAATCCGTAGCCAAAGGTCTTGATGACCGCGCGGGCGTCGTCGCTCTTGAGGTACTTGAGCAGCGCCTTGGCGGTGTCGTTGTCCGCGCCCTTGTTGAGCAGCACGGCATCCTGGCGAATCGGCTCGTGCATGGTCTCGGGCACCAGCCAGTAGGAGCCCTTGCTCACCTTGCCGTCCTGCATTACCTGCGACAGCGCCACAAAGCCGAGCGGTGCATTGCCGGTGGCGATGAACTGGTAGGTCTGCGCGATGTTTTCGCCGGTCACGATGCGGGACTTGATGCTGTCGGTGAGCTTGAGCTTGTCCAGCGTTTCCATGGCCGCAGCACCGTAGGGCGCGAGCTTGGGATTGGCGATCGAGATGTGGGCGAAGTCGCTCGTCAGCACCTTGCCTTCGCTGTCCACGTAGTTGTCCTTGAGGCTCCACAGCACCAGCTTGCCGATGGCGTAGGTGTAGCGCGTGTCCTTGACGGCTTTGCCTTCCTTTTCGAGCTTCTCGGGCGTGGTGTCGTCCGCCGAAAGCAACACGTCGAACGGTGCGCCGTTGACGATCTGCGCATAGAACTTGCCAGTCGCGCCGGTGGACACCACCACCTTGTCGCCCGTCTGCTTTTCGAACATCGCGGCGAGCTTCTGCATGGGCGCTGCGAAGTTGGCGGCCACGGCCACCGCCACTTCGCCCGCATGGGCGGCAGGCAGCAGCGCAACGGCCAGCGCGGCTTGTGCAAGCATTTTGAGAGAGAAAGAAACGCTGCGAGAAACGCGAGAAATGCGGGTGCGCTGAGTCGTCATGTGGTGGCCCTTGAACGTTATTCCATCATTGAATAGCGGTAAGTATATGCAAGATGCAAACACGCGGCATCATTCAGGCCATGCAACGAAAACAAAGCGAACCTTCTTTTGTCGAAGCGCTCGGCCATGTGCAGTCCGACCGGCGCATCGACATCCTGCGCCAGATCGGCGAACTCGGCTCGATCTCCAAGGCCGCGCGCGCCGTCGGTGTGAGCTACAAGGCCGCATGGCAGGCGGTGGACACGCTGACCAATCTCTCGGGCGTGGCGCTGCTTGAACGTGTGGTGGGTGGCCGCGGCGGCGGCGGTGCCAAGCTGACCGAGGCGGGCACGCAATTGCTGGTGGCGGCGCTGGCGCTCAAGAGCGCACGCACGCAGGCCGTGCAGCAGGTGCAAAGTCATGGCCTTGCGCCGGACATGCATGCGGAGGCCGCTGCGCGTCTGGCCGTGCGCACCAGCATGCGCAACCAATGGCCGTGCGTCGTGACGGGCATGGACGTGCAGGGCCAGATCGTGATGGTGAGCTTGCAAGCCGCTGCGTCGGAGCAGTTTCGCGTGCGCGCCCGCATCACCCGCGAAAGCGCCGAATTGCTGGGGCTGCGCAAGGGTATTGCGGTGCAAGCGCTGTGTAAGGCAACCGCCGTAAAGGCCGCTGCGATGGATGAGGATGTGCTCGGTTTGGAGAACTGTTGGGGTGGGGTGGTGGTCCGGATTTCCCGTGGATCGCTGGGGGACGAAATCTCCGCAAAGCTAGGCGGGGACTTGCAGATCGTCGGTTTCTCCGAGCCCGGCGCGGGGCTCAAATCGCGCGCTCGCGTGGTCTTGCGTGTGGATGATTCGGCGGTCGTGTTGGCGTTGAGTTAAGGGTTAACGCTGCAATCAAACTGCAGAAACGGCGCAAATAGCGCCGTTTTTTGCATAGGCGTAATTACATAGGCATTTCTACCAGTTCCTCCAAATGGAATGCGCACCTAGGATGCGGTGCAACATTACCGAAGGAGACGAAGGTCTGCGGTGCCTATGACGGGTGCCGTGTGAACCAGTTGCCATGAGCGACTTCATTCTGGAAACATCCCACCTCACCAAGGAATTCAAGGGTTTCACCGCTGTCAGCGATGTGAACCTGTCCGTGCGTCGTGGCTCGATCCATGCGTTGATTGGCCCCAACGGCGCGGGAAAGACCACTTGTTTCAACCTGCTGACCAAGTTTTTGGAGCCCACCTCGGGCACCATCAAGTTCAATGGTCAGGACATCACCCGCGAAGCACCTGCGCAGATCGCGCGGCGTGGCGTGATCCGTTCGTTTCAGATTTCTGCGGTGTTCCCGCATCTGACGCTGATGGAGAACGTGCGCCTCGGTCTGCAGCGCAAGCTCGGCAATTCGTACCACTTCTGGCAGAGCGAAAAAAGCCTTGACCAGTTGAACGGTCGCGCTGTCGAGCTGCTGGGCGAAGTGGGCTTGGCGGACATGGCCGACGAGGTCACCGTGAACCTGCCTTATGGCCGCAAGCGCGCGCTGGAAATCGCCACCACGCTGGCCATGGACCCCGAGCTGATGCTGCTCGACGAGCCCACGCAGGGCATGGGCCACGAAGACGTGGACCGCGTCACGCAGCTCATCAAGAAGGTATCGGCCGGCCGCACGATTCTCATGGTGGAGCACAACATGAAAGTGGTCTCCACCATCGCCGACCGCATCACTGTGCTGCAACGCGGTGCGGTGCTGGCCGAAGGACCATACGAAGAAGTTTCGAGGAATCCGCAAGTGATGGAAGCCTACATGGGCACAACCGAAGTTGAGTTGCAGGGAGCGCACTGAGATGAGCGGAACGCCTGCATTGGAAATCAAGGGCCTGAACGCGTGGTACGGCGAATCGCACGTGCTGCACGGCGTGGACATGGTCGTGAAGCCCGGCGAAGTGGTCACGCTGCTGGGTCGCAATGGCGCGGGTCGCACATCGACCATGCGCGCCATCATGGGCCTGACCGGCTCGCGCAAGGGCTCGGTGAAGATCAACGGTGTCGAGACCATCGACATGCCGACCTACCGTATCGCGCATCTGGGCGTGGGTTACTGCCCCGAAGAGCGCGGCATTTTCTCCAGCCTCTCGACCGAAGAGAACCTGTTGCTGCCACCGGTTTTGAAGACCGGCAAGCAGGGCATGTCGCTCGACGAAATCTACGCCATGTTCCCCAACTTGGCGGAGCGTCGCAACAGCCAGGGCACGCGCCTGTCGGGCGGTGAGCAGCAGATGCTGGCCGTCGCGCGCATTCTGCGCACGGGTGCCAACCTGCTGCTGCTCGATGAAATCTCCGAAGGCCTTGCGCCCGTGATCGTGCAGGCGCTGGCCCGCATGATCATCATGCTGCGCGAGAAGGGCTACACGGTCGTCATGGTGGAGCAGAACTTCCGCTTTGCCGCGCCGCTGGCCGACCGCTTCTATGTGATGGAACACGGCCAGATCGTCGAGAAATTCGGCGCGTCCGAGCTCGAAGCCAAGATGCTGGTGCTCAATGAATTGCTGGGCGTGTGAGCGCAGCAATCCGGCCATTCAACCAATCAGAAAACCAACCGAATTTTTGTCAAGGAGATAAGTAATGAAGGCAACTCTCAAAGCACTCGTGTGCGCAATGGGTGTCGTGGGTCTGGCGTCTGCTTCCGCAGTGCATGCCCAGGAAAAGGTGAAGATCGGCTTCATTACCGACATGTCCAGCCTCTACGCAGACGTGGAAGGCAAGAACGGCGCAGTCGCCATCCAGATGGCCATCGACGACTTCGGCGGCAAGGCGCTGGGTCAGCCCATCGAACTGGTGACCGCTGACCACCAGAACAAGGCCGACATCGCTGCCTCCAAGGCGCGCGAGTGGGCTGATACCGCCAACGTCACCATGCTGTTCGGCGGCACGAACTCGGGCGCGGCACTGGCCATCGCCAAGGTCGCTCAGGAAAAGAAGCGCGTGTACTTCAACAGCGGCGCGGGCTCCGCAGCGCTGACCAACGAACAGTGCACTCCCTACACCGTTCACTACGCCTACGACACCGTGGCGCTGGCCAAGGGCACGGGCGGCGCGGTGGTGGAGCGCGGCGGCAAGAACTGGTTCTTCCTGACGGCGGATTACGCCTTCGGTCACTCGCTCGAATCGGACACGTCCGCCGTCATCAAGGCCAAGGGTGGTGCGGTGGTGGGTGCGGTCAAGCATCCGCTGAACGCATCCGACTTCTCGTCGTTCCTGCTGCAGGCGCAGAACTCCAAGGCCCAGGTGCTGGGTCTGGCCAATGCGGGTGGCGACTTCATCAACTCGGTGAAGGCCGCCAAGGAATTCGGCATCAACAAGACCATGAAGACCGCCGGTCTGCTGGTGTTTCTGTCCGACATCCACTCGCTGGGCCTGAAGAACACCGAAGGTCTGCTGCACACCACCAGCTGGTACTGGGACAAGGATGATGCATCGCGCGCCTTCGCCAAGAAGTTCTTCGACAAGACCAAGCGCATGCCCACCGACATCCACGCGGCCGACTACTCCGCTGCCACCAACTACCTGAAGGCCGTGGCGGCAGTGAAGACCACCGATTCGGACAAGGTCATGGCCTACCTGAAGAGCACGCCGATCAACGACTTCTACGCCAAGGGCACGATCCGTCCCGATGGCCGTTTCGCCCACGACATGTACCTGGTCGAAGTGAAGAAGGCTGCCGACTCCAAGAAGCCATGGGATTACCTGAACGTGCTGCAGACACTGCCAGCCGACACGGTCTGGACCACCAAGGCCGATTCCAAGTGCGCGCTCTGGAAGTAATCCGGGCTGCTTGAGTGAATGATCGAGGCGCTGCCCGCGTCTCGATCCGTGCACTCTGCGCCCCTCGGTGATCACCCGTTTCGCCCTCACGTCAAAAAACCATCAGGAGACACAACATGCAGACGAAGAGCAAGTTCACAGCATTGGCAGTCGTTCTCGCAGCGGCGGGCCTATGCTCCCACGCAGCACTCGCGCAGGAGCAGAAGGTCAAGATCGGTCTCATCACCGACATGTCGAGTCTCTATGCGGACGTGGAAGGCAAGAACGGCGGCGTGGCCATCCAGATGGCCATTGACGATTTCGGCGGCAAGGTGCTGGGCATGCCCATCGAACTGCTGACCGTGGATCACCAGAACAAGGCGGACATTGCCGCATCCAAGGCACGCGAGTGGATCGACACGCAGGGCCTGACGATGATCTTCAGCGGCACCAACTCCGGCACGGCACTGGCTCTTGCCAAGATCGCGCAGGAGAAGAAGCGCGTGATGATCAACAACGGCGCTGCGTCCTCCGCGCTGACCAACGAGCAGTGCACGCCTTACACCGTGCACTACGCCTACGACACCGTGGCGCTGGCCAAGGGCACGGGCGCGGCGGTGGTGGATGCGGGCGGCAAGAGCTGGTTCTTTCTGACGGCGGATTACGCCTTCGGTCACTCGCTCGAAGCTGACACGTCGGCCATCGTCAAGTCCAAGGGCGGCACGGTGGTGGGCGCGGTGCGTCATCCGCTGAACGCGTCGGACTTCTCTTCGTTCCTGCTGCAGGCGCAGAACTCCAAGGCGCAAGTCCTGGGGCTGGCGAATGCGGGTGGCGACACGATCAATTCGATCAAGGCGGCCAAGGAGTTCGGCATCGGCAAGTCGATGAAGCTCGCTGGTCTGCTGATCTTCTACAGCGACATCCACAGCCTGGGTCTGAAGACCACCGAAGGCATGCAGTTCACCACGAGCTGGTACTGGGACCTGAACGACGAGACGCGCAAGTTCGCGGACAAGTTCATGGCCAAGACCCAGCGCCGCCCCACCGAAATTCAGGCAGCCGACTACTCGGCCACCATGAACTATCTGAAGGCCGTGGAAGCCGCCAAGACGACCGACGCCGACAAGGTGATGGAAACGTGGCGCGGCATGAAGATGAACGACTTCTTCGGTGCGGGCCAGATCCGTCCGGATGGTCGCTACGTGCATGACATGTACCTCATGCAAGTCAAGGCTCCTTCGGAATCGAAGGGGACTTGGGACTACTACAAGCTGATCAAGAAGCTGCCGGGCGACCAAGTGTTCGCCACCAAGGCCGAGAGCAAGTGCGCTCTCTGGAAATGACACGGCACTGACACGGCAGCGCGGCTGAACCTCTAACTTTTGCTCCCCATGGAAATCTTTGGTGTCTCCCTACCGGCCATGTTGAGCCAGCTCCTTCTGGGGCTGGTCAATGGCTCGTTCTACGCGATCCTCAGTCTGGGTCTGGCCGTGATCTTCGGCCTGCTCAACGTGATCAACTTCGCGCATGGCGCGCTGTTCATGCTTGGGGCGCTGCTCACCTGGATGGCCATGAACTACTTCGGCATCAACTACTGGGTGATGCTGATTGCTGCTCCGCTGATCGTGGGGTTGCTCGGGGTGGTGATCGAGCGCACGATGCTGCGCTGGATCTACAAGCTCGATCACCTCTACGGTCTGCTGCTGACGCTCGGTCTCACGCTCATCATCGAAGGCGTGTTCCGCTCGATCTACGGTGTGTCGGGCCTGGGTTACGACACGCCTGAACTGCTCGAAGGCGCCACCAACCTCGGCTTCATGATGCTGCCCAACTACCGCGCCTGGGTGGTGGTGGCGTCCATCGTCGTGTGCCTGGCCACCTGGTACGTGATCGAGAAGACCAAGCTCGGTGCCTACCTGCGTGCCGGCACGGAAAATCCGCGACTCGTCGAAGCCTTCGGCGTCAACGTGCCCGTGATGATCACGCTGACCTACGCCTTCGGTGCCGCGCTGGCCGCGTTTGCCGGGGTGCTGGCAGCGCCTGTGTATCAAGTGACTCCGCTCATGGGGCAGAACCTCATCATCGTGGTGTTCGCCGTGGTGGTGATCGGCGGCATGGGCTCCATCATGGGCTCCATCCTCACCGGTCTCGGCCTTGGCGTGATCGAAGGTCTCACCAAGGTGTTCTATCCGGAAGCCTCGTCCACCGTGGTGTTCGTCATCATGGCCATCGTTCTGCTCATCCGCCCCGCCGGCCTGTTCGGCAAAGAGAAATAAGAGGGGCACTGTCACATGAATACGAAGAAATTTGCTCCCATCGGTTATGGCCTTCTTTTGCTCGGCCTGATCATCGCGCCGTTCGCCGGTGCCTATCCGGTGTTCGTCATGAAACTGATGACGTTCGCGTTGTTCGCCTCGGCCTTCAACCTGCTGCTGGGCTACACCGGCCTGCTGTCCTTCGGTCACGCCGCGTTTCTGGGTGGCGCAGCCTACATCACCGGCCAGTCGATCAAGGTCTGGGGCGTCACGCCCGAAATCGGTCTGCTGCTCGGTCTGGTGACAGGCGCTCTGCTCGGCCTGGTGATGGGCTTCTTTGCGATCCGTCGTCAGGGCATCTACGCCACGATGATCACATTGGCGCTCGCGCAGATGCTGTACTTCGCCTGCCTGCAATTGCCTTTCACCGGCGGTGAAGATGGCCTGCAGGGCGTGCCACGCGGCAAGCTGTTCGGTGTGCTTGATCTGCAAAGCGACCTGACCATGTACTACGTGTGTCTGGTTGTCGTCGTGATCGCCTTCCTCGTGATCGTGCGCACCATTCACTCGCCGTTCGGTCAGGTGCTCAAGGGCATCAAGGAAAACGAACCACGCGCCATCTCGCTGGGCTACGACACCAACCGCTTCAAGCTGCTGGCGTTCGTGATCTCGGCGGCGCTGGCAGGTCTCGCCGGTTCGCTCAAGACGCTGGTGCTGGGCTTTGCCACGCTGTCCGATGTGCACTGGAGCTCGTCCGGCCACGTCGTGCTGATGACGCTGGTGGGCGGCCTCGGCACGTTGTCCGGCCCCATCGTCGGCTCGGCCGTGGTGGTGCTGCTCGAAAACAAGATCGGCGACTTCGGCAACTTCCTCGCGCACCTGACGGGCGTGGAGTGGTTCAACACGCTGGGTGAATCGGTCACCATCGTCACCGGCCTGATCTTTGTGGTCTGCGTGCTGGCATTCCGTCGCGGCCTGATGGGCGAGCTGATCGCCTGGCTGGAGCGTCGCCGGGGCAACGGCGGCAGCAACACGGGAGGCGGCGCACACTGAGGCAGCCGCTCCATGAACCACAAAAGCCGCTGGTCGCAAGGCCAGCGGCTTTTGTGTTTGTGGCGTGATGCGATGCGTTGCCTGGCGTTGCGCTTCAGTGGTGAAGGCGCTCGGGCATGGTCTCGCGAATCCGGGCGAACAAGTCCTCGAGCGTGAACGGTTTGAACAGCACCGGGTGCTTGCCTTCCACCAGTCCGTTTTCGATGACGACATCCTCTGAATACCCCGTCGCGAAGATCACGGGAATGTCCCGATGCATGGCGTCAAGCTGGCGCAGAAATTCCGCGATGCGCATGTTGCCGGGCATGCGGATGTCCGAAATGATCAGGTCCACGGCCATGCCCTGTTGAAGGAACTGGATGGCGTATTCGGAGTTGTAGGCGGTGACGATGTTCTGGTAGCCCACGCCGTTCAACGCCGTGGTGAGTGCATCGCGCACGCCGGCGTCGTCATCGATGATCAGCAACGAGGCACTGGTCAGCGGTGCCGCCGATGAGTCCTCTGGCCGCATCTCGACCACCTCCTGCGTCGACATAGGCAGATACAGCGACACGATCGTGCCGATGCCGGGCGCAGACTCCACGTCCATGAAGCCGCCCGAGCTCTCGACGAAGTTCTTCACCATGGGAATTCCAAGGCCCGTTCCCTGATGGGGTGCCTTGGTCGTGAAGAAGGGTTCGTAGATGCGCTCCAGCACGTCGGGTGACATGCCCGAGCCGTCATCGCGCATCTTGAAGACGACGAATCCGTCGGCATGGCCCGGCAGTTGCAGGCGTGCATTGCTGACCGACAGCGTGATCGTTCCCCGTCCGGCTACGGCATCGCGTGCGTTGATCGCGAGGTTGACGAGCGAGTTCTCCAAGTACATCTTGTCGACGAGAACCCGGTCGACGTTGTTGTCGATCTGGACGTCGAAGTGGGTCTCCGCGCCCACCGCCTTCTGCAGCAGATCGCCGATTTCGTCCAGCAGCGATTTCGGGTCCACCGCCGTCACGCTTTGCGGCTTGCGTCCGCTGAAACCCATGAGCTGCGAAGACAGGCGCGCAGCCTTCTTGATCTGCGCGCGCACGCAATTGGCCGACTCGCGCAGCACGCCATCGGGCAGCTGTTTGAAGAGCAGGTCCGCGTTGAGGCTCATGATGAACAGCAGGTTGTTCAAGTCATGCGCCACGCCACCTGCGAGCTGATTCACCAGTTCCATCTTCTGCGCTTTGGCGAGCATGTCGTTGGCGTCCTTGAGCAGACGCTGGTCATGGCCTTGATGGGCTTTCAGCGTTTGCACTTCGGCT
This genomic stretch from Diaphorobacter sp. HDW4B harbors:
- a CDS encoding TRAP transporter small permease subunit, whose amino-acid sequence is MSGLLKLALGVDWLSTKLSKIAGVAVLAAAIISAGNAISRYGLDLSSNAWLEIQWYLFGATVMLGAPLVLKLNEHVRVDIIYGKLRGNKQVYVDIFGLVFFLLPVMALLTYLTWPFFWNMFVTKEMSGNIGGLIRWPAGLLLPVGFGMMFLQGVAEIIKRVAYLKGDYQMNTHYEKPVQ
- the modC gene encoding molybdenum ABC transporter ATP-binding protein; translation: MNQSSNISTTDQRLRARFRLARANFTLDVDLDLPGHGVSALFGPSGCGKTTCLRAMAGLERAQGHMLVNEQVWQDDARHVWLPTHQRRLGYVFQEASLFPHLTIRQNIEYGLRRTPESQRRVALEQAVELLGIAPLMERRPDTLSGGERQRVAIARALAASPHVLLMDEPLAALDAQRKSEVLPYLDLLHQSLDIPVVYVSHSPDEVARLASHLVLLDAGQVLASGPTDELMSRLDLPLAHADTASALVSATVVEFDALDHLLTLQFSGGRLQLPTDQPRQAGEIKRLRIPARDVSLSLAPLNDSSILNSIPARVVGLSEEGPGQILVSLDAAGTTLLARVTQRSARMLMLATGQDVFAHVKGLAILD
- the modB gene encoding molybdate ABC transporter permease subunit; protein product: MHFTAENWQAVLLTLRLAGLTTLLLLILCTPLAWWLAHTQSRWRAPISAVVALPLVLPPTVIGFYLLILMGPQGWVGQLMQSMGLKLLPFTFKGLLIGSLVYSLPFAVQPLQRAFEALGKRPMEVAATLGAAPLDRFFSVAFPMARNGFLTAAVMTFAHTVGEFGVVLMLGGNIPGQTRVISVQIYDHVEALEYAQAHWLAAGMVVFSFIVLLSIHLLQRPQARS
- the modA gene encoding molybdate ABC transporter substrate-binding protein, with translation MLAQAALAVALLPAAHAGEVAVAVAANFAAPMQKLAAMFEKQTGDKVVVSTGATGKFYAQIVNGAPFDVLLSADDTTPEKLEKEGKAVKDTRYTYAIGKLVLWSLKDNYVDSEGKVLTSDFAHISIANPKLAPYGAAAMETLDKLKLTDSIKSRIVTGENIAQTYQFIATGNAPLGFVALSQVMQDGKVSKGSYWLVPETMHEPIRQDAVLLNKGADNDTAKALLKYLKSDDARAVIKTFGYGF
- a CDS encoding LysR family transcriptional regulator codes for the protein MQRKQSEPSFVEALGHVQSDRRIDILRQIGELGSISKAARAVGVSYKAAWQAVDTLTNLSGVALLERVVGGRGGGGAKLTEAGTQLLVAALALKSARTQAVQQVQSHGLAPDMHAEAAARLAVRTSMRNQWPCVVTGMDVQGQIVMVSLQAAASEQFRVRARITRESAELLGLRKGIAVQALCKATAVKAAAMDEDVLGLENCWGGVVVRISRGSLGDEISAKLGGDLQIVGFSEPGAGLKSRARVVLRVDDSAVVLALS
- a CDS encoding ABC transporter ATP-binding protein; its protein translation is MSDFILETSHLTKEFKGFTAVSDVNLSVRRGSIHALIGPNGAGKTTCFNLLTKFLEPTSGTIKFNGQDITREAPAQIARRGVIRSFQISAVFPHLTLMENVRLGLQRKLGNSYHFWQSEKSLDQLNGRAVELLGEVGLADMADEVTVNLPYGRKRALEIATTLAMDPELMLLDEPTQGMGHEDVDRVTQLIKKVSAGRTILMVEHNMKVVSTIADRITVLQRGAVLAEGPYEEVSRNPQVMEAYMGTTEVELQGAH
- a CDS encoding ABC transporter ATP-binding protein, with the protein product MSGTPALEIKGLNAWYGESHVLHGVDMVVKPGEVVTLLGRNGAGRTSTMRAIMGLTGSRKGSVKINGVETIDMPTYRIAHLGVGYCPEERGIFSSLSTEENLLLPPVLKTGKQGMSLDEIYAMFPNLAERRNSQGTRLSGGEQQMLAVARILRTGANLLLLDEISEGLAPVIVQALARMIIMLREKGYTVVMVEQNFRFAAPLADRFYVMEHGQIVEKFGASELEAKMLVLNELLGV
- a CDS encoding ABC transporter substrate-binding protein; translation: MKATLKALVCAMGVVGLASASAVHAQEKVKIGFITDMSSLYADVEGKNGAVAIQMAIDDFGGKALGQPIELVTADHQNKADIAASKAREWADTANVTMLFGGTNSGAALAIAKVAQEKKRVYFNSGAGSAALTNEQCTPYTVHYAYDTVALAKGTGGAVVERGGKNWFFLTADYAFGHSLESDTSAVIKAKGGAVVGAVKHPLNASDFSSFLLQAQNSKAQVLGLANAGGDFINSVKAAKEFGINKTMKTAGLLVFLSDIHSLGLKNTEGLLHTTSWYWDKDDASRAFAKKFFDKTKRMPTDIHAADYSAATNYLKAVAAVKTTDSDKVMAYLKSTPINDFYAKGTIRPDGRFAHDMYLVEVKKAADSKKPWDYLNVLQTLPADTVWTTKADSKCALWK
- a CDS encoding ABC transporter substrate-binding protein translates to MQTKSKFTALAVVLAAAGLCSHAALAQEQKVKIGLITDMSSLYADVEGKNGGVAIQMAIDDFGGKVLGMPIELLTVDHQNKADIAASKAREWIDTQGLTMIFSGTNSGTALALAKIAQEKKRVMINNGAASSALTNEQCTPYTVHYAYDTVALAKGTGAAVVDAGGKSWFFLTADYAFGHSLEADTSAIVKSKGGTVVGAVRHPLNASDFSSFLLQAQNSKAQVLGLANAGGDTINSIKAAKEFGIGKSMKLAGLLIFYSDIHSLGLKTTEGMQFTTSWYWDLNDETRKFADKFMAKTQRRPTEIQAADYSATMNYLKAVEAAKTTDADKVMETWRGMKMNDFFGAGQIRPDGRYVHDMYLMQVKAPSESKGTWDYYKLIKKLPGDQVFATKAESKCALWK
- a CDS encoding branched-chain amino acid ABC transporter permease; translated protein: MEIFGVSLPAMLSQLLLGLVNGSFYAILSLGLAVIFGLLNVINFAHGALFMLGALLTWMAMNYFGINYWVMLIAAPLIVGLLGVVIERTMLRWIYKLDHLYGLLLTLGLTLIIEGVFRSIYGVSGLGYDTPELLEGATNLGFMMLPNYRAWVVVASIVVCLATWYVIEKTKLGAYLRAGTENPRLVEAFGVNVPVMITLTYAFGAALAAFAGVLAAPVYQVTPLMGQNLIIVVFAVVVIGGMGSIMGSILTGLGLGVIEGLTKVFYPEASSTVVFVIMAIVLLIRPAGLFGKEK